A window from Leishmania mexicana MHOM/GT/2001/U1103 complete genome, chromosome 33 encodes these proteins:
- a CDS encoding transmembrane/endomembrane-like protein, which translates to MRLGKQLPGRVREMRAGRAPILVVALVLLCATVFVSAGITGYSTGTIISPQANAYRSSRTLSPMDYYKLPVCQPSEEVMKARREHPSIGEVLTGNRLVPTMFEFRVGEDVKCATLCDARFTVKAVRRANYMINSDYYVRMFLDNKPLVSASPHAGSNAYLLGYPLGVQNDVEKTRVKTSILHNHLDFTIRIKNRAISQFTGEEVVGFKVVARSVAEVGTCTAKAFQHSSHPYILPSYRDGKDVKVPFTYSVTWERSNEEYPIEHSMGEDTQRRGHKIAALYGVLLTMLTGVVVAFVMLRTVRKDLAVYLDEEMDEREIREESGWKLVRGDVFRPPKHAAALVTAVGAGCQIAATMLTSVFLCAIHAVDSTHRGTFLSTVIALFLIGHVVSGFVTTRLLKLFGMASWKTTVCCMAAFPAALGGGVMLLNLIHWAKHSTAAIPFLTVVGIILAWLLISLPFGCYGIYWGFKMDTLVVTARVSSIPRLIPEEAESTSLYYVLAGSLVPFIACCVEIPFALNAFWREEPVYLYGFLTFFSIALVVLCAEVGIVVTYFTLRGEDHRWWWRSYSALATTGFHLFAYSILFLKRSLQIRALSSIILFLGYMLGASIMFGMALGSIGFIGSFWLVQNMYASIKAE; encoded by the coding sequence ATGCGACTCGGAAAACAGCTGCCAGGAAGGGTGCGGGAAATGCGTGCAGGGCGCGCACCTATTTTGGTGGTGGCACTGGTGCTCCTGTGTGCCACCGTCTTTGTCTCGGCCGGCATCACTGGCTACTCGACCGGCACGATTATATCGCCTCAAGCGAATGCCTACCGCAGTAGTCGCACCCTCTCCCCGATGGACTATTATAAACTCCCTGTTTGCCAGCCTTCTGAGGAGGTGATGAAGGCGAGGCGCGAGCATCCCTCTATTGGCGAAGTTCTGACGGGCAATCGTCTTGTTCCAACCATGTTTGAGTTCCGAGTTGGCGAGGACGTCAAGTGCGCCACCTTGTGCGATGCCAGGTTCACTGTCAAAGCGGTGCGGCGGGCGAACTACATGATCAATAGTGACTACTACGTGCGCATGTTTCTCGACAACAAGCCGCTCGTTTCGGCGTCCCCTCATGCGGGGAGTAACGCGTACCTGCTGGGCTACCCGCTTGGCGTACAGAACGACGTTGAAAAGACCCGAGTGAAGACGAGCATTCTTCACAATCATCTCGACTTTACCATTCGCATCAAGAACCGGGCGATCTCTCAGTTCacgggagaggaggtggtcgGGTTCAAAGTCGTCGCCAGAAGTGTTGCAGAGGTGGGCACGTGCACTGCGAAAGCGTTTCAACACTCAAGCCACCCGTACATCTTGCCGAGTTATAGGGATGGAAAAGATGTCAAGGTCCCTTTCACGTACAGCGTGACGTGGGAGAGGTCTAACGAGGAGTACCCCATCGAACACAGCATGGGAGAAGATACCCAGCGGCGCGGGCACAAGATCGCCGCCCTGTACGGCGTTCTGCTGACCATGCTGACAGGCGTTGTGGTAGCGTTTGTGATGCTCCGCACTGTGCGCAAGGACCTCGCCGTCTACCTTGACGAGGAGATGGACGAGAGGGAGATACGTGAGGAGTCAGGCTGGAAGCTGGTACGCGGCGATGTTTTCCGCCCACCCAAGCATGCCGCAGCCCTGGTGACGGCCGTCGGCGCCGGGTGCCAGATTGCGGCGACCATGCTCACCAGCGTGTTTCTCTGCGCCATCCACGCGGTGGACTCGACGCACCGCGGCACCTTCCTGAGCACCGTCATTGCACTTTTTCTGATTGGTCACGTTGTCTCCGGCTTTGTGACGACTCGACTGCTGAAACTCTTCGGTATGGCCTCGTGGAAGACCACCGTGTGTTGCATGGCCGCGTTCCCGGCTGCACTAGGAGGCGGCGTCATGCTGCTAAACCTCATCCATTGGGCAAAGCACAGCACGGCGGCCATCCCGTTCCTGACGGTGGTCGGGATCATACTTGCATGGCTGCTCATCTCACTTCCTTTTGGATGCTATGGCATCTATTGGGGCTTCAAGATGGACACTCTGGTCGTCACAGCCAGGGTCAGCAGCATCCCTCGACTCATACcggaagaggcagagagcaCGTCTCTCTACTATGTACTAGCTGGCAGTCTTGTGCCTTTCATCGCGTGCTGCGTGGAGATACCCTTCGCCTTGAACGCATTCTGGCGGGAGGAGCCTGTGTACCTCTACGGCTTCCTGACCTTCTTCTCCATTGCACTGGTCGTGCTTTGCGCGGAGGTGGGCATTGTGGTGACCTACTTCACCTTGCGCGGGGAGGACCACcgttggtggtggcgcagctaCTCCGCTCTTGCGACTACTGGCTTTCACCTGTTTGCATACAGCATTCTCTTCCTCAAGCGCTCTCTGCAGAtccgcgcgctctcctcgaTCATCCTTTTCCTGGGCTACATGCTCGGCGCGTCCATTATGTTTGGTATGGCGCTCGGCTCTATCGGCTTTATTGGGTCGTTTTGGCTCGTCCAGAACATGTACGCCTCCATCAAGGCTGAGTAG
- a CDS encoding putative 60S ribosomal protein L21, whose translation MVHSYGYKSGTRHLFAKKFRKHGVPSVSTILTNIKVGDYVDVVADSAVREGMPHKYYHGRTGIVWNVTPRGVGVIINKPVRTRTLRKRICVRFEHVRKSRCQEAFKAKEHQFQAHLAAKKAGKALAPLKKSSRMGGIVRPKNVEVLARRVADYEAMVPY comes from the coding sequence ATGGTCCACTCGTACGGCTACAAGTCTGGCACCCGCCACCTCTTCGCCAAGAAGTTCCGCAAGCACGGCGTCCCGTCCGTGTCGACGATCTTGACGAACATCAAGGTCGGCGACTACGTCGATGTCGTCGCGGACTCCGCAGTGCGTGAGGGCATGCCGCACAAGTACTACCACGGCCGCACCGGTATTGTGTGGAACGTGACCCCCCGCGGCGTTGGTGTCATCATCAACAAGCCGgtccgcacgcgcaccctgcGCAAGCGCATCTGCGTCCGCTTCGAGCACGTCCGCAAGTCTCGCTGCCAGGAGGCGTTCAAGGCGAAGGAGCACCAGTTCCAGGCCCACCTCGCCGCCAAGAAGGCCGGCAAGGCGCTGGCTCCGCTGAAGAAGAGCTCCCGCATGGGCGGCATTGTGCGCCCCAAGAACGTTGAGGTGCTCGCCCGCCGCGTGGCTGACTACGAGGCGATGGTGCCGTACTAA